CAAGGCAGACAACGAATACCTTCTTCAGGAGGCTAGAGCCGAGAGAGACAAAATACTAGCTGCTGCTAATGATGCCGCTAAGAAGATCAAGGAAGAAGCAAAAGAAGAGACAGCTAAAATCACAGCCAAAATGACTGAGGATGCACGTGCTTTGATCAATTCTGAAAAGAATGCTGCTTTGTCCGAGGTGAAGGACTTGGTTGCTTCGCTATCTCTTGATATTGCAGAAAAGATATTGAGAAAAAATCTGGAAGATAAGAAAGCGCAGGAAACCCTGGTGCAGGAATTGATTAAGGACATCAAAGTAAGCTAATATGTCAGAGCACAGAATAGCCACGAGATATGCCAAATCCCTGCTGGAGCTAGCTTCTGAAAAGGGAATCCTCGAAGAGATCGCAAAGGACATGGAAAGCTTTACTGCTGTCTGCAAGGAGAGCCGCGACCTGTTCTTGATGATCAAAAATCCTATCGTGGTTCACGGCAAGAAACTAACCATTTTGGAAAAGATATTTCAAGGTAAAGTCAATGAGATG
This is a stretch of genomic DNA from Reichenbachiella ulvae. It encodes these proteins:
- the atpF gene encoding F0F1 ATP synthase subunit B, producing the protein MELVTPGIGLIFWQTITFLIVLGLLAAFVWRPITDALRAREGFIADSLDAAENAKKEISQLKADNEYLLQEARAERDKILAAANDAAKKIKEEAKEETAKITAKMTEDARALINSEKNAALSEVKDLVASLSLDIAEKILRKNLEDKKAQETLVQELIKDIKVS